In Sphingobacteriaceae bacterium, a single genomic region encodes these proteins:
- a CDS encoding OmpH family outer membrane protein yields MNKAIIGLNAVLLIAVAFLFYKVSNIGKADESNSETPIEAKASETEKAPVKNNLSEATTPTGKIAFVNIDVINEQSEEIKDLVAEAKRSKGNMEASIERLSMEYQRKMEAYQASAKAGIAPESEMLAKQKEIMAIEKEAQNKQIQIDNFTMSINEKNMAFQQSLKDFLVKWNNGRYDYILSYSDAVPTMLLGNANLDVTQEIMAKVNEEYLAKKEAAKKKK; encoded by the coding sequence ATGAATAAAGCTATTATTGGATTAAATGCCGTGTTGCTTATTGCAGTCGCATTTTTGTTTTATAAAGTAAGTAATATAGGTAAAGCGGATGAAAGTAATTCGGAGACGCCTATTGAAGCAAAAGCAAGTGAAACTGAGAAAGCGCCGGTTAAAAATAATTTATCTGAAGCCACAACACCTACCGGAAAAATTGCATTTGTAAATATTGATGTAATAAATGAGCAAAGCGAAGAGATAAAAGATTTGGTGGCAGAGGCAAAACGGAGTAAAGGCAATATGGAAGCGAGTATTGAGCGTTTGAGTATGGAATATCAACGCAAGATGGAGGCCTATCAAGCTTCTGCTAAAGCCGGAATTGCACCTGAAAGTGAAATGCTGGCTAAGCAAAAAGAAATTATGGCCATCGAAAAGGAGGCGCAAAACAAACAAATTCAAATTGATAATTTCACCATGTCTATTAATGAAAAAAATATGGCTTTTCAGCAATCGTTAAAAGATTTTTTAGTAAAATGGAATAACGGAAGGTATGATTATATTTTATCCTATAGTGATGCGGTGCCTACTATGCTTTTAGGTAATGCCAATTTAGATGTAACCCAAGAAATTATGGCGAAAGTGAATGAAGAGTATTTGGCCAAAAAGGAAGCTGCAAAAAAGAAAAAATAA
- the tgt gene encoding tRNA guanosine(34) transglycosylase Tgt, producing the protein MKFSLQHTDLNSQARAGLIETDHGNIETPIFMPVGTAATVKAVHQRELKEDIKAQIILGNTYHLFLRPGIDVIRQAGGIHRFNGWDKPILTDSGGYQIFSLANQRKLSEEGATFKSHIDGSTHFFSPESAMDIQRVIGADIIMAFDECTPYPCEKKYAQRSMELTHRWLSRCVKRFDETEGLYGYQQTLFPIVQGSVYKDLRVQSAEFVSAQNCFGNAIGGLSVGEPAEEMYEMTAVVTNILPKEKPRYLMGVGTPVNILECIALGIDMFDCVMPTRNARHGLLFTSNGIINIRNEKWKNDFSKLDEQGTTFVDHQYSKAYLRHLIVSNEILAAQIASIHNLGFYLWLVKEARQKIIAGDFLKWKNEIVTKLNERL; encoded by the coding sequence TTGAAATTTTCACTTCAACATACCGACCTTAACTCCCAAGCTAGAGCGGGATTAATAGAAACCGATCATGGTAATATTGAAACGCCAATTTTTATGCCCGTTGGTACTGCCGCAACGGTTAAGGCGGTTCATCAACGCGAACTTAAAGAAGATATAAAGGCTCAAATTATTTTAGGAAATACCTACCATTTATTTTTAAGGCCGGGAATTGATGTTATAAGACAAGCGGGCGGAATTCATCGATTTAACGGCTGGGATAAACCTATATTAACAGATAGTGGAGGTTATCAGATTTTTTCCTTAGCTAATCAACGCAAATTGAGCGAAGAAGGAGCAACCTTTAAAAGTCATATTGACGGAAGCACTCATTTTTTTAGTCCCGAAAGTGCAATGGACATTCAAAGAGTAATTGGGGCCGACATTATCATGGCTTTTGATGAATGTACACCTTATCCTTGTGAAAAAAAGTATGCACAGCGTTCAATGGAATTAACGCATCGATGGCTTTCTCGTTGTGTAAAAAGATTTGATGAAACAGAAGGTTTATATGGATATCAGCAAACTTTATTTCCCATTGTTCAAGGCAGTGTGTATAAAGATTTACGAGTACAATCAGCCGAATTTGTTTCGGCTCAAAATTGTTTTGGAAACGCAATAGGCGGATTGAGTGTGGGAGAACCGGCAGAAGAAATGTATGAGATGACAGCCGTTGTTACAAATATTTTACCAAAAGAAAAACCAAGGTATTTGATGGGTGTAGGCACTCCGGTAAATATTTTAGAATGCATTGCGCTTGGCATAGATATGTTTGATTGTGTAATGCCTACCAGAAATGCACGACACGGCTTATTGTTTACTTCAAATGGAATAATAAATATCCGAAACGAAAAGTGGAAGAATGATTTCTCAAAATTAGATGAACAGGGTACAACATTTGTTGATCATCAATATAGTAAAGCGTATTTGCGACATCTGATAGTAAGTAATGAAATTCTTGCCGCTCAAATTGCCAGCATTCACAATTTAGGATTTTATTTATGGCTTGTAAAAGAGGCTAGACAGAAAATTATAGCCGGTGATTTTTTAAAGTGGAAAAATGAAATAGTTACTAAACTGAACGAGCGTTTATAA
- a CDS encoding glycosyltransferase family 39 protein, whose translation MGSVVRLLAAIFSKGFGWHDDHFLIIESSSSFADGFDYNYWLPDSNDPTRVAQGHPLFYVGIHFYLFKFFNLIGLENPQFKMFIIRLLHAFWSLLVITYSYRIALQYASKKVAWYVGLFAALYWFMPFMSVRNLVEFVCVPPILLAIYYLHSTKINTKNVVLAGFWLGIAFSVRFQTVFVAGGIGLAMLIQKYKIKDIILILLSFLSVLLLTQGAVDFYIWKKPFAEFLSYVQYNLDNAGAYGTDNWHMYFDLIFGLLIPPLSILLVAGYFKTWKSMSLLFWPVFFYVTFHTYFPNKQERFIMTILPLLQIAGTVGMFQLYEKYKNKVNKGLFKFSKGFVIVVNIILLAVLTLSYSKRHRVESMLYLYHQKDAVAFMVEDSNKENDFLMPPLFYFGKWFSVLGINKNFNADSALQAYNTIPADKQPNYIVFMQGENIEKRVKEVKKRFPDLKFETTIEPSFIDKTLYYLNPLNDNQTAFIYKLK comes from the coding sequence ATGGGGTCTGTTGTAAGATTGTTGGCGGCTATTTTCAGTAAGGGATTTGGGTGGCACGACGATCATTTTTTAATAATCGAATCCTCGTCAAGTTTCGCAGATGGATTTGATTACAATTATTGGTTACCGGATTCAAACGACCCAACTCGAGTAGCTCAAGGTCATCCTTTATTTTATGTAGGTATTCATTTCTACCTTTTTAAATTCTTCAATTTAATTGGATTGGAAAATCCCCAGTTTAAAATGTTTATTATTCGTTTGTTGCATGCATTCTGGTCGTTATTAGTCATCACTTATTCTTATCGGATTGCTTTACAATATGCAAGTAAGAAAGTAGCTTGGTATGTCGGACTTTTTGCGGCTTTATATTGGTTTATGCCATTTATGAGTGTAAGAAATTTAGTGGAGTTTGTTTGTGTACCTCCGATCTTATTAGCAATATACTATTTGCATAGCACAAAAATAAACACAAAAAATGTTGTGCTGGCTGGTTTTTGGTTGGGCATTGCATTTTCCGTTCGTTTTCAAACAGTTTTTGTGGCCGGAGGAATCGGACTTGCCATGTTGATTCAAAAGTATAAAATTAAGGATATCATTTTAATTCTTCTTTCGTTTTTAAGTGTGTTATTGTTAACTCAGGGTGCTGTTGATTTTTATATATGGAAAAAACCATTCGCTGAATTTTTAAGTTATGTGCAATATAATTTAGATAATGCAGGTGCTTATGGTACGGATAATTGGCATATGTATTTTGATTTAATTTTCGGATTATTAATACCACCATTAAGTATTCTATTGGTAGCGGGGTATTTTAAAACCTGGAAATCAATGTCTCTGCTGTTTTGGCCTGTGTTTTTTTACGTTACCTTTCATACCTATTTTCCAAATAAGCAAGAACGATTTATAATGACAATTTTACCCTTACTTCAAATTGCAGGTACTGTTGGTATGTTTCAGCTGTATGAAAAATACAAGAATAAAGTAAATAAGGGTTTATTTAAATTCTCGAAAGGTTTTGTAATCGTAGTGAACATTATTTTATTAGCCGTTTTAACTCTTTCATATAGCAAAAGGCATCGAGTAGAATCTATGTTGTATTTATATCATCAAAAAGATGCTGTTGCTTTTATGGTTGAAGACAGTAATAAAGAAAATGATTTTTTAATGCCACCATTGTTTTATTTTGGCAAATGGTTTTCTGTGCTTGGAATCAATAAAAATTTTAATGCAGATTCCGCTTTACAGGCTTACAATACTATTCCTGCCGATAAACAACCAAATTATATAGTTTTTATGCAAGGAGAAAATATTGAAAAAAGGGTGAAAGAAGTTAAAAAAAGATTTCCCGATTTAAAATTTGAAACCACCATTGAGCCAAGTTTTATAGATAAAACGTTATACTACTTAAATCCTTTGAATGATAATCAAACAGCATTTATTTATAAATTAAAATGA
- a CDS encoding peptidylprolyl isomerase, whose translation MKNIAFFLLLSSVSFAQEEKKENLIQVKEGNSNYSNKSPKEICEALRLRVLEGELFTTIAQQYSEDPGSSVNGGLYQNVTKGMMVQEFEENAFKLKVGEISEVFETQYGFHFLQVQEIRGEKRDVRHVLIKNK comes from the coding sequence ATGAAAAATATAGCATTCTTCCTCCTGTTATCAAGCGTTTCTTTCGCTCAAGAGGAAAAAAAGGAAAATTTAATTCAAGTAAAAGAAGGTAATTCTAATTACAGCAATAAATCCCCAAAGGAAATTTGTGAGGCTTTACGGTTAAGAGTTTTAGAAGGGGAGTTATTTACAACTATTGCTCAACAATACAGTGAAGATCCCGGTTCATCGGTAAATGGAGGTCTTTACCAAAATGTAACGAAAGGAATGATGGTTCAGGAATTTGAAGAGAACGCCTTTAAATTAAAAGTAGGAGAAATTTCTGAAGTGTTTGAAACGCAATACGGTTTTCACTTTTTACAAGTTCAGGAAATTAGAGGCGAAAAAAGGGACGTACGACACGTATTAATCAAAAACAAATAA
- a CDS encoding LptF/LptG family permease: MLTLLDKYILGKFLRTFFFSITLILLIFIVFDIKEKIQIFTTSDIPLKEIIFDYYLMFIPYYGNLFSPMFTFIAVIFFTSKMAHQTEFVAILSSGTSFKRILRPYFIGAAIIGLISLTLNHFLLPKVFKVKVGFEDKYINDGYNVEEHNIHKKIGSNRLLYFESFDLRLNMAYKVSIEDVLNNKQIYFLSAANMKWDSIAKDWTLNNVYERKIIEQDRLDTLKNQKPIFKQIETRSETKKMRLEFKPEDMMRYESKIEAMTTPELKQYIIRERMKGSNRIEFFEVEQFKRTSFPFATFILTVIGVCVSSKKVRGGVGLQIALGLVLSCLYIMFMYIFTTIATTGFAIPWLAVWTPNIIFSFVAIYFYRTAQK; encoded by the coding sequence ATGCTTACATTATTGGATAAATATATTTTAGGGAAATTTCTGCGTACATTTTTCTTTTCGATTACGCTGATTTTATTAATCTTCATTGTATTTGATATTAAAGAAAAAATTCAAATTTTCACAACATCCGATATTCCGCTGAAAGAAATTATTTTTGATTATTACCTGATGTTCATTCCTTATTACGGTAATTTATTTTCTCCAATGTTCACTTTTATTGCGGTTATCTTTTTCACTTCAAAAATGGCCCATCAAACCGAATTTGTAGCCATATTATCCAGCGGTACCAGTTTTAAACGAATTTTAAGACCTTATTTTATTGGAGCGGCAATTATTGGTTTAATTTCTTTAACCTTAAATCATTTTTTATTACCTAAAGTATTTAAGGTTAAAGTTGGGTTTGAAGATAAATACATAAACGATGGTTATAATGTAGAGGAACACAATATCCATAAAAAAATTGGTTCTAATCGATTGCTTTATTTTGAGAGTTTTGATTTGCGGTTGAATATGGCATATAAAGTGAGTATTGAGGATGTGCTCAATAATAAACAAATTTATTTTTTGAGTGCAGCTAATATGAAGTGGGATTCAATTGCTAAGGACTGGACTTTGAATAATGTTTATGAGCGAAAGATTATTGAACAAGATAGACTAGATACGTTGAAAAATCAAAAACCCATTTTTAAACAAATAGAAACCAGAAGCGAAACAAAAAAAATGAGATTAGAGTTTAAACCGGAGGATATGATGAGATATGAAAGTAAAATTGAAGCGATGACTACGCCGGAACTTAAACAATATATTATACGCGAACGTATGAAAGGATCCAACAGGATTGAATTTTTTGAAGTAGAACAATTCAAGCGAACTTCCTTTCCATTTGCAACTTTTATTTTAACGGTTATCGGCGTTTGCGTTTCGAGTAAAAAAGTGAGGGGTGGAGTTGGCTTGCAGATTGCTTTAGGGTTAGTTTTAAGTTGTCTTTATATTATGTTTATGTATATTTTTACAACTATCGCTACAACCGGGTTTGCAATTCCGTGGTTGGCCGTTTGGACTCCCAATATTATTTTTAGTTTTGTTGCTATCTATTTTTACCGAACTGCGCAAAAATAA
- a CDS encoding tungsten formylmethanofuran dehydrogenase: MADIDTKPTDVKTKIPLETLKNAFELMCTAKSMAELFEANKEVTAKYVHATSRGHEAVQLALGLQLLPQDFVSPYYRDDSILLGMGLRPFDLMLQLLAKRNDPFSGGRTYYAHPSLKRDDMAKIPHQSSATGMQAIPATGVAMGLQYLELAGLAKDYNGVNPVAVCSLGDASCTEGEVSEALHMAVLKKLPILFFIQDNEWDISAHASEIRFQDMSDFAKGFKGLENRSIDGTDFIVSYKTVFECLEYIRKERKPVLLHAKVPLLNHHTSGVRKEWYRHDLEEAAKRDPLPRLRNQLIIGGVDASEIKSIELKAEARVKKDYEEALQEEDPRPEDLFLHDFAETPVIEEKGIRSPEGKQPTVMVDSALFAIRELMTKHKECLLYGQDVGARLGGVFREAATLAQQFGDYRVFNTPIQEAFIVGSTVGMSAVGLKPIVEVQFADYIWPGLNQLFTEVSRSCYLSNGKWPVSMILRVPIGAYGSGGPYHSSSVESVLVNIKGIKIAYPSTGADLKGLMKAAYYDPNPVVMLEHKGLYWSKIKGTEDAKTIEPDEDYIIPFGKARTVISADEENIKTGKSLAIITYGMGVYWAKTAAKEFNGQIEIIDLRTLAPLDTEAIFAATKKHNKVIVLTEEPVHNGFAQSIAARIQENCFESLDAPVKVIGAENMPAIPLNSTLEKTMLPNAEKVATIISELLRY; this comes from the coding sequence ATGGCGGATATTGATACAAAACCAACCGATGTGAAAACAAAAATTCCTTTGGAAACTCTTAAAAATGCATTTGAATTGATGTGTACAGCCAAAAGTATGGCTGAACTTTTTGAAGCGAATAAAGAAGTAACTGCCAAGTACGTACATGCCACTAGTCGGGGACACGAAGCTGTACAATTGGCTCTTGGTCTGCAATTATTACCCCAAGACTTTGTGAGTCCGTATTATCGCGACGATAGTATTTTATTAGGCATGGGATTAAGACCCTTTGATTTAATGTTGCAATTACTTGCGAAAAGAAACGATCCTTTTTCCGGTGGTAGAACTTATTACGCTCATCCCAGTTTGAAAAGAGATGATATGGCCAAAATTCCACATCAATCCAGTGCCACCGGAATGCAGGCGATTCCGGCCACAGGAGTTGCCATGGGCTTGCAATATTTAGAACTTGCCGGTTTGGCCAAAGATTATAATGGGGTAAATCCGGTTGCCGTTTGTTCGTTAGGCGATGCCAGTTGTACTGAAGGTGAAGTTTCTGAAGCCTTACACATGGCAGTTCTTAAAAAATTACCGATTTTATTTTTTATTCAAGATAATGAATGGGATATCAGTGCGCATGCCAGTGAAATTCGATTTCAGGACATGTCGGATTTTGCAAAAGGTTTTAAAGGGTTAGAAAATCGAAGCATTGATGGAACTGACTTTATAGTAAGTTATAAAACCGTATTTGAATGTTTAGAATATATTCGAAAAGAAAGAAAACCTGTTTTACTCCATGCTAAAGTGCCCTTGCTCAATCACCATACCAGCGGAGTACGAAAAGAATGGTACCGACATGATTTAGAAGAAGCGGCTAAGCGTGACCCTTTACCTAGATTAAGAAATCAATTAATAATTGGCGGAGTAGACGCTTCCGAAATAAAAAGTATTGAATTGAAAGCGGAAGCTCGTGTAAAAAAAGATTATGAAGAAGCATTACAAGAAGAAGATCCTAGACCGGAAGATTTATTTTTACATGATTTTGCAGAAACCCCGGTAATTGAAGAAAAAGGAATACGATCACCGGAAGGCAAACAGCCAACCGTTATGGTTGACAGTGCATTGTTTGCCATACGGGAATTAATGACAAAACACAAAGAATGTTTATTATATGGCCAGGATGTGGGAGCCCGATTAGGGGGAGTTTTTAGGGAAGCAGCAACACTGGCGCAACAATTCGGAGATTACCGTGTTTTTAATACGCCAATCCAAGAAGCATTTATTGTTGGATCTACAGTTGGTATGAGTGCAGTTGGTTTAAAACCAATTGTAGAAGTTCAGTTTGCAGATTACATTTGGCCGGGTTTAAATCAGTTGTTTACCGAAGTAAGCCGTAGTTGTTATTTAAGTAACGGAAAATGGCCTGTAAGTATGATTTTAAGAGTACCCATTGGTGCATATGGAAGCGGTGGTCCGTATCATTCCAGTTCGGTAGAAAGTGTATTGGTTAATATTAAGGGGATTAAAATTGCTTATCCAAGCACGGGAGCCGATTTAAAAGGATTAATGAAAGCCGCTTATTATGACCCAAATCCGGTTGTAATGCTTGAACACAAAGGATTATACTGGAGTAAAATAAAAGGTACTGAAGATGCTAAAACTATTGAGCCGGACGAAGATTACATAATCCCTTTCGGTAAGGCAAGAACCGTTATTTCTGCAGATGAAGAAAATATCAAGACCGGAAAGTCCTTGGCTATAATTACTTATGGAATGGGCGTTTATTGGGCAAAAACTGCTGCAAAGGAATTTAACGGACAAATAGAAATAATTGATTTAAGAACCTTAGCACCTTTAGATACAGAAGCCATTTTTGCGGCCACTAAAAAACACAATAAAGTAATAGTTTTAACAGAAGAGCCCGTTCACAATGGTTTTGCGCAAAGTATAGCAGCTCGCATTCAGGAAAATTGTTTTGAATCTTTGGACGCACCTGTTAAAGTTATTGGTGCCGAAAATATGCCTGCCATTCCTTTAAACTCCACACTTGAAAAAACCATGCTTCCGAATGCCGAAAAAGTGGCGACAATAATTTCAGAATTGTTAAGATATTGA
- a CDS encoding nucleoside triphosphate pyrophosphohydrolase family protein, which yields MYEKIKSVEEFHETFKIGNANQITLVEERDFQLRYNLIKEENEEYLEACKSGDIIEIADALGDQLYILFGTILKHGLQHKIEEVYDEIHRSNMSKLDENGEPIFREDGKILKSSKYFKPDIRKVLGVGREKQS from the coding sequence TTGTATGAGAAAATAAAGTCGGTAGAGGAATTTCACGAGACGTTTAAAATTGGTAATGCAAATCAGATTACTTTGGTTGAAGAGCGTGACTTTCAGTTGCGTTATAATTTGATTAAGGAAGAGAATGAAGAATATCTGGAGGCGTGTAAGAGCGGTGATATTATTGAAATAGCTGATGCTTTGGGGGATCAATTATATATTTTATTTGGAACTATTCTTAAACATGGTTTGCAACATAAGATTGAAGAGGTATATGATGAAATTCATCGCAGTAATATGAGTAAGTTGGATGAAAATGGTGAGCCTATTTTTAGAGAAGACGGAAAAATATTAAAATCCAGCAAATATTTTAAACCTGATATTCGGAAAGTATTGGGTGTTGGCCGTGAAAAACAAAGTTAA
- a CDS encoding GNAT family N-acetyltransferase has protein sequence MITLRKFEKTDLLRIVELLNNPNVSQFTSDRIPYPYTESNAEKFLEIALTSNGAQLYAIILDGLLIGGVGIHPQELNLNRNVELGYWIGEEFWGNGYAYEAAKLAVTIAFKNHEIHKIMARTMQGNIASEKILITLGFKLEGELKEHIFKRGKFLNEKYWGLLKSNYKT, from the coding sequence ATGATAACTCTTCGGAAATTTGAAAAAACAGATTTGCTTAGAATTGTTGAACTTTTAAACAACCCTAATGTTTCGCAATTTACCAGCGACAGAATTCCATATCCGTATACTGAATCAAATGCTGAAAAGTTTTTGGAAATAGCATTGACCTCAAATGGCGCGCAGCTTTATGCAATTATTTTGGATGGATTACTCATTGGCGGTGTAGGCATTCATCCGCAAGAATTAAATTTGAATAGGAATGTAGAACTGGGTTATTGGATTGGAGAAGAATTTTGGGGTAATGGTTATGCATATGAAGCTGCAAAGCTGGCTGTAACGATTGCCTTTAAAAACCACGAAATTCATAAAATAATGGCCAGAACTATGCAGGGCAATATTGCTTCCGAAAAAATTTTAATTACACTTGGTTTTAAGTTAGAAGGTGAATTAAAAGAACACATCTTCAAACGAGGGAAATTTTTAAATGAAAAGTACTGGGGATTATTAAAATCTAATTATAAAACATGA
- a CDS encoding C40 family peptidase → MKLFKHIAIFSFAIALVFSSCKSKKDLSKKTVSTPSVSWKESLNLSSRDVKHSKLYSFIDEWYGVPYKYGGCKKSGVDCSCFTDNLYAEVYGNKLGRTAGEIHKSCEKISKHKLEEGDLVFFIINGRSISHVGVYLKDNKFVHASTKRGVIVSDLDEAYYKKYFYSAGRYKKESS, encoded by the coding sequence ATGAAATTGTTCAAGCATATTGCAATATTTTCCTTTGCTATAGCGTTGGTGTTCAGCTCATGTAAGAGTAAAAAAGATCTTTCAAAAAAAACAGTATCAACGCCAAGTGTTTCTTGGAAAGAAAGTCTGAATTTAAGTTCGAGAGATGTTAAACACAGTAAATTATATAGTTTTATTGACGAGTGGTATGGCGTTCCATATAAGTATGGGGGTTGTAAAAAAAGTGGTGTAGATTGCAGTTGTTTTACTGATAATTTATATGCGGAAGTTTATGGAAATAAATTAGGCCGAACTGCCGGTGAGATACATAAATCTTGTGAAAAAATAAGCAAGCATAAATTAGAAGAGGGCGATTTGGTTTTTTTTATCATTAACGGCCGCAGTATTTCACACGTAGGCGTTTATTTAAAAGATAATAAGTTTGTACATGCAAGTACAAAACGCGGAGTAATAGTTTCAGATTTAGATGAAGCGTATTATAAAAAGTATTTTTATTCAGCCGGCAGATATAAAAAAGAGTCTTCTTAA